One window from the genome of Sardina pilchardus chromosome 12, fSarPil1.1, whole genome shotgun sequence encodes:
- the si:dkey-22i16.9 gene encoding uncharacterized protein si:dkey-22i16.9 has protein sequence MGGNVFMLVCILILCMCPSVLGVIKTGILHETITLPCSQSCSGTMTWTLVDTGLVIKCTNRSCETGTGFENGFSISNERFDGKRSCGLTISSLKFNDQGIYSGYCDGRYYCAVTLDVLVPVDVNVSTGNNVSLPCHVAIKKTIENTTVSFLWEKYWKKKWDKVLRLEKGNFTYGPMKGRVSVPEDGYKSGDLPLRITDVRPSDQGVYRCRYLSTGDTGVPGPLMLIVKENTWSCAIKMLVTSLVTGIVLILGYFCCYKLKGIPNPFRRQPVPKAPVPEENVDSESIPMKNYSTVHPTD, from the exons ATGGGAGGAAATGTGTTTATGCTCGTATGCATCCTTATCTTGTGCA TGTGCCCGTCTGTACTCGGTGTGATAAAAACCGGCATATTACATGAGACCATTACCCTCCCCTGCAGTCAGTCCTGCAGTGGCACAATGACATGGACACTGGTGGATACTGGCCTGGTGATCAAGTGTACGAATAGATCTTGTGAAACAGGAACAGGGTTTGAAAATGGATTCAGCATTTCAAATGAACGCTTTGATGGCAAACGGTCCTGTGGTCTCACCATCAGTTCACTGAAGTTCAATGATCAGGGTATCTACTCTGGCTATTGTGATGGCCGTTATTATTGTGCTGTTACGCTTGATGTTTTGG TGCCTGTTGATGTGAATGTCTCCACTGGAAACAATGTCTCCCTACCTTGCCATGTAGCCATTAAAAAGACTATAGAAAATACAACTGTCTCTTTTTTGTGGGAGAAGTATTGGAAGAAGAAATGGGACAAAGTACTGCGGCTTGAAAAGGGAAATTTCACTTATGGCCCCATGAAGGGCAGAGTGTCAGTTCCTGAAGATGGTTACAAGAGTGGTGACCTCCCCCTACGCATCACTGATGTCCGTCCATCTGATCAAGGAGTGTACCGATGCCGTTACTTGtccacaggagacacaggggttCCAGGTCCATTAATGCTCATTGTTAAAG AAAATACCTGGTCCTGTGCCATAAAAATGTTGGTAACCTCGCTCGTCACGGGCATTGTATTGATTCTGGGATATTTTTGTTGCTACAAGCTCAAAGGCATCCCAAATCCTTTTAGACGTCAGCCAGTTCCCAAAGCTCCTGTGCCCGAAGAGAATGTTGATAGTGAATCCATTCCAATGAAAAATTACTCCACAGTCCACCCCACGGACTGA